In Vicugna pacos chromosome 6, VicPac4, whole genome shotgun sequence, the DNA window ACTGGTGGAGCCCCTGCTGTGAGCCACGCCCTGCTCCAGCGCTTGGGTTACAACAGTGAACAAGACTGGAGCTGGTATTCTAGTGGAGTGACAGTTTGTCCCAACAGAGAAAGAACAGTCCAGGGTGAAAATCCCACGTCTGGAGTCTGAGCTAGAACTTCTCTGGGCTTTAGTTTTTTCATCCTGTAAAAGGGAGTAAGGGtagtactgtgtgtgtgtgtgtgagagagagagaaggggagagagaattgACATGAGTTCTCACTTTTATCCGGCACAACAAGTTCCTCTCCTGCCCTTGTGtcgatgcattttttttttttttggtgtcaattTGGACACACCCCTGAACCTTctgggtccagcagcagagctgggattcaggcCCCAGGCCAGCTGGGTCCAGGCTTGCCCTCGGACCTGCTCCTCCTAGCTCAGGGCTTCCAGCTCTCTCTGCCCAGTGGTGTATATTTCACTCAGTTCCGCCAAGTACCTGAAGAGCCATTCAGAAAAGCCCACAAGAGAAAGCCTGAACGTTCTAGGGCATCCCGTTCAGGACACTGAGGGTCACATGGTTCCCTGTGGTCCTTCCCCAAATGGCCTGAGAAACAGCCAGACGCCACCCCCATATGCAGCTGTACCAGAATAGTCCAAGGGTGCCGAGGCTCACTGGTTACAGGAGAGAGAGCAGCTTCAGCTCTGTGATTAAAGAGGGACTGTGCAATTGGGTTTCTGGCCCACGGAGGCGCCTGCTCTCACCCAACGCCCCCCTTGCTCCTGGATTTCAGTGTCCTGGGAGCCCACCATGTGACATTTCAGTGGGTTCCGTCCCAGAACCATGCGGCTGTAAAGCAGGAAGTCTCCTGAGAAATCATATAGTCAAGACTGCAAAGTGGAGGCCTGGGGGCAGCTTCTAGACCCCAGATGGGTCTCATCTGGCCCCAGAGAGCTGACTTCAGTTCCACATGCCCACCATTCCCCACGATGTCACCCGGAAGCTGCCTTACCAGGTTCGTGAAGGCACTGGAGTTCAGTGCCCCAGCTCTGGCttttgcagggggtggggataGGGGGATGACAAGGTTCAGGGCGGTGGGGGGAGGTGAACAGAAACCCACAGAGGGGGATGGGATGCTCATGTAGCATGAAGGGGAGAGTGGAGACCAGGTCCTCTAAGGGGCTCCCTTGAGCCTCAGGGAAAAGCAAGAATCAGGCGAACCTCAACACATTACACAGTCAGGAAGGAGTGAGCTCccttggggacccccaggagggaagggggctctCCTGGGAGGCGGTCAGCCAACTTCCAGCAAGGTTTCTTTCTGTGGTGAGACTCTGTGCTGTACCCGTGGGTCTGTTCATTAATAATTACCTAATCAGAGAGGTGGCAGGGAGTGCATAGAGGTTTCTCCAGTCTTCCTGGGCTCAATAAACCCAAGTCACATTCCTGGGCCACTTCTGGAGCTCAGACAGCTGCCCGGCATCCGCTCCGGGACTGACTGTGCTGTGAGTAACCGTCTGAGGGCCTCCATGGAGACTGTAAAGGGAGGGCGGCTAATCGtcctggtttgcccaggactgggaATTCTGCAACAGGACTTTCAGTGCTGAAGCTAGGGATGTCCTGGGCAGACTGGGACAATTGATCACCCTAACTAGAGGTGATAAAGGCTAGAAAGAGCCCGACACATGCTTGTACCAACCTCCTCGCTGCAGCGGTGGGGGACATGGTGCTCAGACCCGGGAACAACCTCCCCCAAGACTAAACACAGAGGGCGATCCAGGTCTCCTAGCTCCCAGTGCAGGTGTTTTTGGAGGGTTTCCCGCCAGGAGGGAATTCTGGATAATCTCACTGCAAGGCTGAGAGGAGTCTGTGAGAGTTGGGGGGGAGGGCAGTCGTTACAGGTTGGTAGGAAGCCatgttggggggaggggtgttcCTTGTCATGGTCCCTTTCCAACGagcacagcaaaattgagtggttGCAACTACTTTGCAAGGATCCCCACAGGCAAAGGCgtttactatctggtcctttacaggaaaagttttcTGACCCCTGGTCAGAAAGATGTTGGAGACCTGAACCAGGGTCACAGCAGTAGAGGGGCTGAGAGACTGAAGGAAGAACTTGCAGGACATGCGATAGGCTGAATGGGGGTGGGGTGTATGGAAGGCCAGACAGACGTTAGGGATGACAACTGGGTTAGGGGGCTGAGAACCAGGTAATGGTGGGGCCATTTGAGGGGGCAGAGAAGATTTGGTAGAGGAAGTCGAGCATCCTATTGGGGCAGGTTAAGTTCATTAGGATAAGGGACCAATTCTACCCCTGTGACTTTGGACacaccatttattgaacatcAGTGATCTCACCTGTACCAGGTGATGGTAAGCATACCAATCCTACTGACCTCTACCTGGATAACAGGGTCAAAACAAATGGCACAAAAGCGATTTTGCAAACTGAAAAGCACACGAGGGATATTTGTGGAGTAGATACTAACATAGACTTTGGCGATTAGCACCTTTGATGCGATGGGTCACTGGGCTAAGGAAATAAACTCATATGGGGCAAGGCATCCCAGGCTGAGTCTGGGAACCTGTGTGCTAGCTTGGATGTTTACTGTTTGGTGACttgtcagttttggagcctgtttccccatctctgtAATGGGAATGGTTTCAGCACTGTGCAGATCTACAGGAGTCGCTTACCACCCCGGGGCTCTGCCCGGCTTCTCAGTAGGGCTGCGTGTTCTGCTGGGGAATTTCCTGGGCACTTCTTTCCTCCTACAGACCTGAGAGCAGGGAAGATGCATCTTGTCCACTGCCTGCTCCTCCTTCTGGCTGGGCTACTGGCCCTTTCTCACGGTCAGCAGCCCCCAGAGCATCGCAGCAAGGGTCACATCAGCCACGCCCATCCGGAGGCTCCCGCAGCAGGGGAGGGCTCCCCCAGCCTCAAGATCACCCCAGGCAATACGGTCTTTGCCCTCCGCCTCTACCACCTGATCGCTTCCCAACCCCCCGCGGGCAACATCTTCCTCTCCCCGCTGAGCATCTCCGCTGCCTACGCCATGCTGTCCCTGGGGGTCCGCTCGCCCAGCCGGACCCAGATCCTCGAGGGTCTGGGCTTCAACCTCACGGAGGTGCCGGAGTCCGACATCCACCGAGGATTCCAGCACCTCCTGCACATGCTCCACCTCCCGGGCGACAGGCTGGAGGTCCGCGTGGGCAGCGCCCTGTTCCTGAGTCCAGAGCTGCAGCTCCTCCCGAGATTCCAAAACGGCTCCTCGACCTTCTATGAGTCCAGATTCTTCCGCACCAACTTCCTCGACTCTGTGGGCACAACTCAGCTCATCAGTAACCATGTCAAGAACGAAACTCGAGGGAAGATTGTGAATTTGGTCAGCGAGCTCCGCCCGGATACGGTGATGGTGCTGGTGAATTACATTTACTTCAAAGGTAAGAGTCAATTTGCTGGTGGACCCTATGTTTCCCCTACCTTATTTATTGAAGGATTACATGTCAAGAAGACCCCCCAAACGGAAAGTGCATAGATTGCGTCTGATGAGCCAAGCAGCCTTCAGAAAACTTAGTATTAGAGCATCAGATATTTAAGTTTGTGTAATATTGAGATTTCCATCCCTTCCTACCTTTGGACATATTTCCTTATTTACTTTTGCTAACAGCAATATATGAAATACATTCTATCCAATGATGACAGTTGAATGGCTGGATTCATATGGAAGCTCCTCCACTTGCCAGCATTGCAAAAGGGGTAGCTTGTTTGCTTGAAGCAAGAGCGTCAAAGTTTTGTTTTTGAGGATCAAATGAGGTCACGTATTTGTACACTCCTTGGAAGAGTGCCCAAAGTGATCCGCAAACTCCAGGTCCCAGCCATACCTGACAGGCCACctgtctttgtaaataaagttttattcacacacagccacacccactcaCTTCGGTGCTGTCTCTGGCTGCTCTCACAGGACAGAGATTGGCAGTTGCTACTAAGACAGAATGACCTGCGAAGCCAAAAATACTACTTCCCAGCCCTTTGCAAAAGAAATGTGCCAGCCCTGACTGTTACATATACTCAATGAATAATTAGTGTCATTGTGATTACTCTAATGATAACAATTTTGAAGCCCTTTAAACATATTaaatgtataaaagaaaaaataggagtTGCCCATAATCTTACCTTCCTGAGGCAACcaacattaacatttttttaagaaaaataaacctttatttCCTTGTTTCACAAATAAAGCTGTGTTGGTTCAACATTAACATTTTAACCTAATTCTTCCCAATTTtccattcacacacacatgtcaATACAGTTGAAATCACAGGTGGGAACAATTTTGTACAGTGTGTGTCACTTAGAGTCCCACCCAGAGAACAGAGTCACCATGAGTGTTAAAGGCAAGGGTGTAGTTACAAGAATTAGCCCTTGCACATTGTGGGAGGGGCTGGCAAATTGAAAATCTGGAGGAAGAGGGAattggagagacagagaaaaagtcACTGGGGCCAGGGGGCACGTTAGAGCCTGTCAGGAAATCTATAAGCCAGGCACATCCAGCCACCAGAGCGGTTCCATGAGGGGGAGTACCTGGTGGCGGCCTGGGGACACTGGTGGTCAGCAGGGTAGAGCTGGGACAAGGAACGCAGAGGAGAGCATGGGCAGCCTCCCCTGGTCTGTCCGTCATCCCATCTGCCTGTGAAGACTTCAGTGTGCGGTGGCTGCCTCGCACCTACGTCCCAGCCTCACCCTCGTAACCACCTTAAATCCACAATCTGTAAGAAACAGATTCTGGGACGCAGTTCCAGCCTAATAATCAAGCCAGACTGGTTATCTCTGGCATTTTGCGTGTAGAATTTTCACACACCAttgaaaacttttaatttttttaaaattctgcaataATTATTAATTCATAGGAAGTTGAAAAGTCGTACAGAGAGATCCCAAGTGCCTTTCACCCGGGTTCCCCTAGATAACATCTTGCATAACTGTGGTGCAAGAGCAAAACCAGGAGGCTGACAGTGGTGACAATCTACAGACTTCATGCGCATGTTACCGGTTCTCCCaggcactttgtgtgtgtgtgtgtgtgtgtgtgtgagtgtgttgttTTATGCTACTGAAAACTTTATCCAGCTCTCATTTTAGTGGCTGCACAATATTCTGTTGACTCCAttccatttaaaatgtaatgtAATTTACATGCATTTACACCATCACCCCACCCAACGCTCTGGCCAGAAATAATGAAGGTTTCCATGCTGTCTTCCTGACAGAGACTTAGTTGCAACTGGGTTAGCGAGCCTGGCACCAGAAAGGAGGTTCTccagaaatagaaaggaaatagaTGTCCTGCCCTCTGACACATCTGTCCACCACTCTGGGGACCTAAATGTAACCCCAAGACCTCAGTTGAGGTGACATGGTGAGAGCAGTGGAATAACTGGGGCTTATCTTCAAAAATGAAGAGTACGCAAACAAGATGTGCGGATCTCTGTGGATAAAATTTTACTGAAAGATATTAAAGtaggcttaaattaaaaaaaaaacaagtatacTGCATTTATGAATAGGAAGACGGTAAAGGTGTCAGTTCTCCCCCAAATTGATCTGAAGTCCTAAAGCAAAAGGTAAGACTGAAGCTTGTAGATGGTACAGGGAAGGGTCTTCCTGACCTGGAGGAGGGAGAATTTTCCCAAACGAGACACAGAGACCTAACCATAAAGGAGAAGACTGATAGACTTGCCGCATTAAAGTTAGGGATCTCAGTCACCAAAAGCAGCGTTATGAGAGTGGAAAGACATGCCAGAGAGAAACCACAATGCACTACTGCTACACAAACATCAgtttggctgattttttttaatagactttattcttttagatctgtttcagattcacagcagaactgagcagaaaatacagagttcacacatagccctcccccccccacacatgtatactcccctcccctcaacatccctcatcagtgtggcgtgtttggtacaatcgatgaaacCACATGGGCATTATTATCAACCAGAggccatagtttacattagggttcactcttggtgttgtacattttatgggttttgacaaatgcacagtgacatgtagccaccactatagtaacatacagaataatttcattgccctaaaaatcccttatGCTCCATCTATttgttcttccctcctttcctctccccaaacccctggaaaccatgatctttttattgtctctgtagctgtgccttttctagaatttcgTTTGTTTGGAACcctacagtttgtagccttttcagactggcttctttcatttagtaatacatcttttaagtttcttccatgtctttcatggcttgatagaggTTGCCAGAATTTTTTAAGTCCAACAATTTCAGGTGATGGGTGAAGACATGAAACAACCTTGCTGATATCCTCTGATGTGTCTCATTTTAGACGCTATATGAGCCCCAAGGTCCATTCCCCAGGCAGATCAGGTTTTGAACGGATGGGATGGCGAGGTGGGGGTCTGGAATGATGGTTGGGGATGCACGCCCTGCCTGGAGGATGGGCTTGTTGGTCCCTGGATGTCCTgtatcttcttttcttcttccctccagCTCTGTGGGAGAAACCGTTCACCCGCCTGATAGCCACTACCCAAGACTTCTATGTTGATGTGGCCACAACAGTCAAGGTGCCTATGATGCTGCAGGATGCCCGGTACCACTGGTATCTTCACGACAGATACCTGCCCTGCTCGGTGCTGCGGCTGGATTACCAAGGAAAAGCAACTGCCCTTTTCATCCTTCCTAACCGAGGGAAAATGAAGCAGGTGGAAGAAGTTTTGACTCCACAGATGCTAACAAGATGGAGCAACTTACTCCAGAAGAGGTAATCCACCAGTGTACCACGTGGTGCTGACTCTGCAGCCCCACTCTCCAAGCGGACCCTTCCAATGAAAGCCAGGGACTCAAATGGGGACTGAGAATTACGGAAGAATTCTTCTCTTCTCCAAGATGGTCCATGGGTTTCCCTACATAAGGAACACTTACAGTGCGTCCAAAATATGATTTTGCCCCCATCAGGGGAAAGAGAGCCAGACCAGGAGCTGAGTCCTGGTTTAGAGGTAGCCCTCGTACTGCACAGGTCATGGCTGAAGTGACACTGGTTTTCTGCGGGGCCTCCCTGTACAATGAGTGGGTAGCCCTTCGGTCAAGACGACTGGCTGAGTTGGCACAGAAGGGGTTTAAGGAAACCCCAGCCATCCACCCCAGGAAGTAGCGCAGAAGCTTTCACATCACCCTGGGGCCAACCACCTGTAAGAACAGGACCTCGGGCCAAGGCCACATTCAAATGGAAAATTCATACAACGCACGTGGTGGAGGGGAATTCCATCCAAAGAAATTAACTGGTCCCAAGAAAGTGGAAACCACAGGGCCCCGCCAGGGACAAAGGCAAAGCTGCCCCCCGGGGAGACTTGCATCTCCCGGGGGCCCTGGACGTTTGCAGAAAACAGCCTTTGCTGAAGACCAGCTCGCAGGGGAAGGAGGGCCTGCACACCGCAGGCCCTGGGGCAGATCAGCTGCCTTTAAGCCGCTGGGAGCACGTGTTTGTGCACGTGGGACGGGCAAACGGTATTTGTGATGACAGAACTCAGATGGCGTGGGGGCAGCTAGGGAGTGCGGCCAAGGAGAGCACAGACCGGCTGGAATCCTTGGCTTGTTCATGAGTCCAAAATTTTAACCCAGTGTCTCTTTCAGGTATTTTTACAGGAAACTCAAGCTGTATATCCCCAAGTTCTCCATTAGTGGCTCCTATAAACTGGAGCAGATTTTGCCCAAGCtgggcatcacagacctgttcTCGCAGCCGGCTGACTTGTCCAACATCACCCAACAGCTAAACCTGCAGCTATCCAGTGTAAGTCACCTGAGGTTATTAACCCCTAGAGACCTCGGAGTGGAACCTCCCCCTTCAGAAGCCGCTGGGTGATGGCTGAGCTCTCTGCCGCCATGTGAAGTCTCAGAGCCCGAGTTTTATTCAGTCATCCACAGGCCTGGGCGGCCATGAACCAACCCTCCATGTGCTGGGTGTGGTGCTCGGTGCTGGGGATCCAGCACCCACCCAGTCCCTGCCCGCAGAGAGTTCTCCCTCAAGTCCGGGAGACGGCACCCTCATAGACTGTGGCAGCGGAGAGTGACAAATGCAATGACAGAAACAGAGGAGGGATGCAGATGAGGCTGGGTGGAGGCTGTGTACCACACATTTCTTGAACAAGAGAAAGGGATCTCGGACTTCAGCTACATAAGACAAAGGTGCACaagagggcagagcctggggtTTGAGAGTCTGACTTCCAGTTCCACCTCTTAAGACATTCAAGGGTTACATAGTCTCTGAATTTatttgcctcatctgtaaaatgggcatactaCGTTGACCTCATAGGATGGTTCAGAAGATTAAAAAGAGCACAGGCACCCAGAATGTGCTCCATCAATGATCGTGATGGTTATTGGATAAATAAGAGGCCATCGAGCTCAACAAACATCCCAGGGTAGAAATTCTTACTTCAATATCTCTAACAAGGGTCTTATGTGTGGTATTGCTCCTCAGTGGTCTCCGCCCCTCAGTCCTCTCTCAGCCCGGAGTCCAGCTCTCCCATCGGTAACACTTGTAATTTCCTTCCCAGAGTCTCCACAAGGCCGTCCTGGAGGTGGGTGAGAGCGGCGCCCAGGCCGCAGCAGCCACCAGCCACTCTTTCACCTTTCTGTCCCGGGACCGTCACCAAGCCCTTTGGTTTAACCGGCCCTTCCTCGTGGCGATCTTTTCCACCAACACCCAGAGCATCCTCTTTCTGAGGAAGGTTGTCAACCCCACGAAACCATAGCCCTCCCAGGGCTGGCGTGTCTGTTACAAGCAGGAGGACATGGACTGGAGGGCTGGGTGTGAGCAGCTTGGAGTGCGGGAGACAGAAGACGCGGAAGATCCAGAACAGAAGCTGCTGGTGAGGGTGAAGGATGGGGGTGGTACCAGATGAGTGAGGACTGGACACTGAGCTCCCCAGGGCTGGACCGCCTCAGGCAGGTCATCTAACCTCTTTGAACAGGTGTCCACCTGGAAAGTAGGAGAAACCCTCCCAGTGTATTTGTACAGATTAAACAAAATGATGGCCGTGAGGAGCTTGGCTACAGTGGCTTGGCAGGGTGTGTGCAGGAGGGGAAGAGGTGTGGGCTGCCAGCAGCCCCTGGGCAGGGGATGGTGCCTTGTTTCAGAGCGGGGTCTTGGAAGATCAGCCATCGAGGCAGCCgccacagagaaagaaagggaggctcAGTGAGGCTCTGCCCCAGCCCGTGGCCGTGGAGATGTGGCCAGCGTCTCTCCCAGAACGGACCGCCGAGGTCGCAGAGCGCACAGCAGCAGAAGGAGCACAAGATGGGGGCCTGGAGGCCTGTCTTCACACCCCTGCTCCGCCACTCAGATGCTCCGGGCCTCCAGCACATCCCCTCCCTtctcgggcctcagtttccccagctgggtATTCAAGGCTGGCCCAGGTGGTCTAGCGCAGACCATCTTTGAGGATGTGGGGTGAGGCTTCTGAGGAGGGTCTGTGAGAATAACCCTCTTCCCATCTGACAGTGGGAGGCAGGCCGACAGGACCCAGCCGTGTGGGTCCAAAACCTTGGTAATTTCTGGCAAATACATTTCTCTGTGGGTTTTCTTGATGGCCAGCGtgtcaggaggcaggaggcctCACGTCACTAACCCAGAGTTTTCTCCGGTGATGGGGGAGCGTGGGCTGAGAGCCAGCTCTGGTAATGACGATTGCTCAAGAGCCAGAACATTGCAGAGACTATGTGACCTGGTCCCTGTTCCCAGTCATGCCACAGCGGCAGGAATAGTCTCCTTGTGGGAAACCAGGAAACCAATATCCGGAATAAGAGACAGTCCATTATTTTTTATAGTTGAAAAAGCCCTTGTGGAAGGGACTGGGGAGGAGAAGTTTCCAGggctcccaccctccctctctgcctctgcaggGGGGCTCTGTGCTGGGAGGGGTGGCCTCGGGTGGGTCCCACTTCAGGAAATTGCTGACGCAGCCCAGCCTGGGACAGATCACACTGGCTCTGGTCTCCAGGGACAAGGGCCTGGAAATGCTTCAGGATCCAGAGTCCCCCAAAGCTCCGAGGAACGCACCCCCTATTTCTCACCCCCTGTCTTTGTTGGTCCATTTCCCCCTGCACCTGCTGGGATGTTAGGTTATGTTTTACAACCCCCAGGCAGGAAAGAAAGTCAGGCCCCCAGCCGACTCACTCCCAAGTCCACGCCTCCAGAGGCAGCGGGTGGATGGATTCAAGCATCCCAGACAAGCCTGGAAGAAGACGCAGGCCTAGggttaccatggcaacaacactGCTGGGGTGATGTGTGAAAGTGAAGCCCAGGTGTGAAAAAACGGAGAAAAGGTGGGTAGTCACCCTCAGTTCAGCCTGGAGAGTGATGCCTTCATATTCTGATTACCCTCCTCCTGCTCAAAAGCACTCAATGGCTCCCTAGTTCCTACAGGATAAAGTTCAAACTCTTCTACCTACAGTCGAGGCCCTCCCTGATCTagtccctgcctgcctctccatcCTCATGCTCCCATGCCTCCAATGACCACAGCCAAGGAAAGCCCTTCTGTCTTCTCAGGTTGCCCAGAGCTTCCCACCTTTGGGTCTTTGTCCCTGCAGGTCCCTTCCACCCAGAACGCTCCCTTCCCTGTTTCTGAGACTCTACCAGGATTTCCTACGATTGCCTCTCTCCTCCCTAAGCAGACAGTCATCCTACCATCAGACATGGCTGGCTGACAGTCATCTCCGTCCTCCTCGCCCCAGCCCCTCTTAGCCGGAACATCTGAAAGGCGGGGCCCTGCTCACACTGTGCCTTTGCTCACCCCAGTGCCCGGCCCCGGTGCTGATCGTGTGGTCTGGCATGTGGCTGAGGCCCAACCCAtagttggtgaatgaatgaatgaacgagagATTGAATGGAAAAGGCTATGCCCTGAGCAAGGTCCCTGAGCTGTTTGTTCTGCATCACCACCCCTGACACATCCCCGGGATTGATTGGGTAAATATTTGGTCCAACTTCTCAGATTTCAAAATGCCCTTTTGgagtatttaaaaaaaggaactagTGGGGTCTCTTATCTGTGGGGCCCTTGTCATGCCCCTTGGAGGCACACTGCTTTGGGACCTGCGTTGGGTGTTAGagggccaagagtgttttcagtTTCCCTGGTTTTCCTCCAGCAGGAAAGGGGAAGCCTTTGGTGctttggggtgggagggcagagaggCCAGCGAGTGTCATGAGTGTCCGCGTGGAGCCTGGGGGACCCCAGATGCCAGTGGAGGGATGAGCTGCATGCCCCTCGTAAGTGGGTGTGGACAGAAGCATCCTGGCTTCATTGGGCCGTTCATTTCCTCATGCCACAAGCAGTCACCGAGTGGGGACTGGCCACTAACCAGGAAGTCAGAGGGATTTCCTcagtggaggaggaggcactTGAAATTTGGGGTGAGACGGGGGCTGGGGGGACCATCCCAGCTTCTCCGTTACCTGCGGGAGGGGCCAGCTCTTACCTCTCCGGATCTCAGGTTCCTCACCTGTAAGCGGCACAGAGCCCCGCTGCAGCTGGACCCGTGGAGGGCGGATGGACGAGCAACCCAAGGGAGACACAGGCCTGGGAGCCCCTGGCTCTGAGCGTGTCAACGTGTGAGCGtctgcagggaaggagggagcctgTTCCATCCCCGGATGCCTGGGACGGTGAGGAATTCTCCTCCAAGAAGGGGCAGACCCAGG includes these proteins:
- the SERPINA4 gene encoding kallistatin, which encodes MHLVHCLLLLLAGLLALSHGQQPPEHRSKGHISHAHPEAPAAGEGSPSLKITPGNTVFALRLYHLIASQPPAGNIFLSPLSISAAYAMLSLGVRSPSRTQILEGLGFNLTEVPESDIHRGFQHLLHMLHLPGDRLEVRVGSALFLSPELQLLPRFQNGSSTFYESRFFRTNFLDSVGTTQLISNHVKNETRGKIVNLVSELRPDTVMVLVNYIYFKALWEKPFTRLIATTQDFYVDVATTVKVPMMLQDARYHWYLHDRYLPCSVLRLDYQGKATALFILPNRGKMKQVEEVLTPQMLTRWSNLLQKRYFYRKLKLYIPKFSISGSYKLEQILPKLGITDLFSQPADLSNITQQLNLQLSSSLHKAVLEVGESGAQAAAATSHSFTFLSRDRHQALWFNRPFLVAIFSTNTQSILFLRKVVNPTKP